Within Candidatus Methylomirabilis lanthanidiphila, the genomic segment AATTTAAAGGTCGTCATATTCGTCTAGTACAGTGTATCGCACGCCTCTTTTCATTTATTCTGGAGCCGTCATTCCCGCGAAAGCGGGAATCCAGCGACGGCAGACTGGATTCCGGGTCACGCCCGGAATGACGCTTGCTGTAAAGGGACGTATGGGACACTCCTACAGAAAACACGAATAGGAGCGCCACGTTAGCGCTCCTATTCACGGATGATCCTGAAAGCTCACGGAGAGCCCGTTCACAAATATCGATCAATTAACAGCTCAGCAATCTGAATGGCGTTCAGGGCCGCCCCTTTTCGAAGCTGGTCTCCCACCACCCAGAGGTTGATCGCATGATCGTTCGAAAGATCCGCTCTGATCCTGCCCACAAAGCACTCGTCCTTGCCGGCCGCGAGAAGCGGCACCGGGTAGCGGCCGGCTTCAGGCTCATCAAACACGACGAGTCCCGGCATCGTCGACAGCAGCTCCTTCGCCTTGTCCACCTCGATCCTCCGCTCCGTCTCGACGTTGATGGCGACGGAATGAGCGGTAAAGACGGGGACGCGTACCGTCGTCGGCGAGACGCCGATCGATTCGTCTCCCAGGATCTTCCGGGTCTCGAAGACCAGTTTCAGTTCTTCTTTTGTGTAGCCGTTCGGCTGAAAGACGTCGATGTGAGGAATGACGTTGAACGCAATCTGCTTGGGGAAGGCGCTGATCTCGATCGGCTTACCGGAAGCCCACGCGAGGGTTTGCCGCCTCAGCTCCTCGATCCCTTTCGCTCCCGCTCCGGACACCGCCTGATAGCTCGTGGCAATGACCCGCCTGATCCGGCCATAGTCGTGCAGCGGCTTGAGCGGCATTACCATGACAATCGTCGTGCAGTTGGGGTTGGCGATGATGCCGCGAGCTCGATACCCGGCAAGCGCGTCCGGGTTGATCTCAGGAACGATAAGCGGGATATGCGGGTCCATCCGGAATGCTGAGCTGTTATCGATGACGACTGCGCCGGCCTTGACGGCTGCCGGAGCGAACTCCTGACTGCGGGTGGCCCCGGCCGAAAAGAGCGCAATCTCAACCCCCTGAAACGACGTCTCGCTCAGCCGCTCGACCTTGATCTCCTCTCCACGAAACGTCAGGCTCGTTCCGGCGGAGCGCTCGGAGGCCAGGAGCCTCAGACGTCGGACGGGGAAGTTCCGCTCTTCCAGCAGTCGAAGCATCGTTTCTCCGACCGCGCCGGTGGCCCCGGCAACCGCTACCGTGAATGTCCGCTCCGTCATCTCACGCACGCTCAGTTAGAGTCCCCGCGGCGCAGCCGCATCTTTCGGCGGGCGCTGGGCACCGACAATCTTATTGACGGCGTTCAGGTAGGCTCGCACACTGGCCTCAATCACATCGGTCGAGGCGCCCTTACCGATCACAGTATGGCCATTGACCTCCAGCTTCACGACCACCTCGCCCAATGCGTCTTTTCCGCCGGTGATAGCCCGGATCGAATAATCGGCCAGCCGTCCCTGGACCTTCGTGATCTGGTCGATCGCCTTGTAGGCCGCGTCCACCGGGCCATCCCCCCAGCCGGACTCCTGGTAGACCTCGTTATCGCGTTTCAGCCGTACGGTAGCCGTAGGAACAAGGTTCGTCCCGCTGGTAAACTGCAGATGATCCAGGGTGTAGGTCTCGCCGGCCGCCAGAGCTTCTTCCTCGACAATGGCCAGCAGGTCGTCGTCAAAGACCTCTTTCTTCTTGTCGGCGACGATCTTAAATCGGACAAAAGCCCGGTTGACGGCATCTTCAGACAATATCACACCCAGTTCTTCCAGTCGTTTCTTGAAGGCGTGTCGCCCGGAGTGCTTGCCCAGGACCAGTCGGCTCCGAGGAACCCCCACCGATTCCGGGGTCATAATCTCATAGGTCAGCGGCTTTTGCAGCATGCCATGTTGGTGGACGCCGGCCTCGTGGGCGAAGGCGTTCGCGCCGACGATGGCCTTGTTCGGCTGGACGGGGATGCCGATGATGCTGGTCAAGAGCTTGCTGGATCGATAGATCTCCTCCGTGTTGATGCCGGTGTCGAAGTCGAGCAGGTCTTTTCGCGTCCGCAGCGCCATCACGATCTCTTCCAGGGAGGCGTTACCGGCGCGCTCGCCGATTCCGTTGATGGTGCACTCGACCTGTCCGGCCCCATTCCTGACCGCCTCCAGCGAGTTGGCGACCGCCAGCCCGAGATCGTTGTGACAGTGGCAGCTAATCACCGCCTTATCGATGTTGGGCACACGATCAAACAGATCCTTGATCCGAGTTCCAAACTCCCAGGGAAGGCCATACCCGACCGTATCGGGAATGTTGATGGTTGTGGCCCCCGCCTTGATCACCTCCTCAACGACCTTGCAGAGATAATCCTGCTCGCTTCGATGGGCGTCCTCCGGCGAGAACTCGATATCGTCGGTATAGCGTCTGGCATGTTTCACCGCTGCAACGGCAGCCTGCAGGACCTCCTCCTGCGTCGATTTGAGCTTGTAGGTAATATGAATCTCAGAGGTCGCAATAAAGATGTGGATCCTCGCGCGATCGGCATATTGCAACGCCTCCCACGCTCGGTCAATGTCGAGATCCCGGGTCCGGCAGAGGCTGGCGATGATCGGCCCGCCTCTCAGATTCTGGGCAATCGTCTTGACCGCCTCAAAGTCATCTTCGGAGGCGATGGCGAAGCCCGCCTCAATGACGTCCACCTTCAGACGAGCCAGTTGCCGGGCCATTTCCAGCTTCTCCCGGGTATTCATGCTGCAACCCGGCGCCTGTTCACCATCCCGAAGCGTCGTATCGAAGATCAGAATTCGCTTACCCATCTTCCCTACGCTCCATCTTTCCCCCCGACCGGATGCTCCAGCGGCTGGGGCAGGTGTCGTTGAATCGGCGGAATCAGACGAATGACGCCGAACAACGCGTACAGGGAGAAGAACAAAAAGGCTACCAGGCTCGGCGCTGATGCGACGATCAAGACCACAAGCGTCAGACCGAACAGAAGCGCGAAGGGTTGACGCTTCTTGATCTCGATCCCTTTCAGACTGCGGTACCGAAGGCGGCTGACCATCAGGAACGACATCGCGTAGACGATGACGACCATAAGCGCGGAGGTGACCCGATCCGATAGCAGCTCATGCTCAAAAAGGACCAGCGATGGCGACTCCCGCATGAACAGTACGAAGGACGCGATCACTGCCGCGGCCGCCGGGATCGGGAGACCGACAAAATAGCGCTTATCGAGCGTCTGTGTCTGGACGTTGAAGCGCGCCAACCGGAAGGCGCCACTCGATACGAACAGCGCTGTCGGGATAATCGATCCGAACAGCAAGCCCATCTTCGTGTAAGGTTTCATCGCCCACGCATAGGAGAGAATCGCGGGCGCGATGCCGAAAGAGACCAAATCGGCCAATGAATCGAGTTGCACACCAAACTCGCTCTGGCTGTTGGTGAGTCGGGCAACGGCTCCGTCGAGGCCATCCAGGATGAGGGCCACAAGGATGGCGACGGCCGCACGGGTGTAGTCATCGTTGTGGACGGCAACGATCGCATAGACCCCGCACAGCATGCCGCTGATGGTCAGCAGGCTCGGCAGAAGGTAGACCCCTCGTCGCCGCCGGCCCCTCTTCATCGGAGTGCCCCTATCACACTGGTTCCTCCATACACCCGATCGCCGCGTTTCACCAAAAGCTCAGCACGCGTCGGAACGATAAGATCGACGCGTGATCCGAAACGGATCAACCCGATCCGCTCTCCCGCCTCAAGTTTTTGCCCGGGAGCGACGCGACAGACGATGCGTCTCGCGATAAGGCCGGCAATCTGTTTGACCAGTAGTCGACCTTCCGGCGCCTTCAACGCAATGAGATTCTGTTCGTTGTCGGCAGATGCTTCAGCCTGCCACGCAATCCGAAAGGCCCCGGGTTTGTACGTGACCTCTTCGACGACCGCAGGAAATGGGGCGCGGTTAATATGCACATTGAGTACCGACAGGAAGATGCTGATCTGGGTCGCCGGTTCTTGCAACTCCGAGCCTATATATCGTGTCACCTGGACGATGGTGCCATCAGCCGGCGAAAGAATCAGCCCCTCGCCCTTCGGAATATCGCGCGGCGGATCACGGAAAAACAGCGCCACCGACACGGCCAATATCAATGTGATCGTACCGGTCGTCGGCCACCCTGCAATCCATAGGATGACGGCTACGCTCAGCGGTGGCAGGATGAACGGCCATCCTTCCCGTGCAATCGGGATCATCGCTCACACCGCGCCAGAAAGGTCCATGTAGTCCTTAATTTATAGCATGATACCGGACCTCGTCGCAAGCCGAACATGCCGTTAAGCCTCAACTTTCGGCTCCACATATCCTCGGTCCTGACCGCTGAACGCTGATCGCTGAGTGCGTTCATGCAAGAAAACGCTTGACCAGTTCCGGGACCAGTCGGAGCGCGCGATCCAACTCATCGGGATTCTTTCCGCCGGCTTCAGCGAGATCAGCCCGGCCGCCTCCGCTCCCACCGGTGATAGTAGCCAGTTCTTTCACTAACTTGCCGGCGTGCAGACGCGAGGTCAGGTCCGGCGTGACAGCCGCCACCCAGCCTACCCGTCCATCCAGAGACGTTGCCAGGACAATGACACCGCTGCCGATCTTCGTCCTCAGTCGATCGACAAGTTCGCGTAGCGCCCGCTGATCGTATCGCTCGGCCAGCCCAGCCACTACCGTAATACCAGCGACTTGGGTCGCCTTCTGCAGCAGCTCTTCCGCGATTTCTGCGCCCAGCTTGGCGCGCAGCCGCTGGATCTCCCGCTCGAAGGCGCGGGCCGAGTCGAAGAGGCGGTCTACCTTTTCCGGCACCTCAAGCGGCTTACTCTTCAGCCGGTCGGCCGATTCCCGCAACACCTCCCCCTCATGCTTGAGGTGCTGAAAGGCGCCCGGCCCCGTCAAGGCCTCGATTCGCCGTATCCCGGCGGCGACGCCTGTCTCATGCGCAATCTTCAACAGACCGATCTCCCCCGTCGCCTTGGTGTGGGTTCCTCCACACAGCTCGACACTGAAGTCGGCGACGCTCACCACACGCACCTCATCCCCGTACTTGTCGCCGAAGAACGCCAGCGCGCCTCTTGCCAACGCCTCATCAAGACGCATCTCGTCGACCGTCACCGGCACGTTGGCCCAGAGGTGTGTATTGACGATTCCCTCGATCTGCGTGATCTCCACGGAACTCAAGGGCCCGTAGTGCCGGAAGTCAAAGCGCAAGCGGTCCGACGCCACCAGCGAGCCCTCCTGCCGCACATGATCTCCGAGGACCTGGCGGAGCGCCGCGTGGATGAGGTGTGTGGCGGTGTGATTTTTGACCGTTGTGCTGCGCCGATCCGCATCAACCGAGGCAAAGAGCCGCTGCCCACTTCTGATCTCGCCCCGCTTCACCTGAACTCGGTGAACAATCAATCCGGCCAACGGGCGTTTCGTATCCAGGACCTCCGCGAGAACGGCGTCACTTCGGAGGTATCCGGTATCCCCCACCTGCCCACCTGATTCCGCATAGAAGGGGGTCTGGTCGAGGACGACCTCGGCCTCGTGTCCCGCGCCGATACGATCAACCTCTTTCCCGTCCGCGATAACTGAAACCACCGATGCCTCGAGCTCGAGGCGCTCATAGCCCAGAAACACGGTTCGCCTCGCGCCGACAAGGTTATGGAAGACTTCGGCAACTCCCGGAACGTCTCCAAACGCCTTGAGGTGCGCTCGCGACATCTCGCGCTGGCGTCTCAGCTCTGTCTCGAACCCGCCCCAATCGCATCTGACCGACTGCTCAGCAGCGATCTCATCGATCAGGTCGCGCGGTACGCCGTATGTATCGTACAGCTCAAAGAGCTTTGACCCAGGCAGGATGGCCTGTTCCGCCCCTTCGACTGAGCTCAGGACAGGCGCCTGAGACTTGATATTTTGGATCAGATCATGCAGTCGAGGGAGCGCCTCGCGCAGCACAATACCGAACCGGTCCTCCTCGATCCAAGCCAGGCGCGCGACATGCGCCTGAGTCGCCGGAAGCTCCGGATAGGCGTCCGCCATCAGATCGATCACTTTGTTGGTGACAACGGCCAGAAACGGCTCATTCAGTCCCAGGAGGCGGCCATGTCGAAGCGCGCGCCGGAGGATCCGACGCAGCACGTAGCCACGGCCCTCGTTGCCGGGCAGCACACCATCGGCCAACGCGAAGGTGACCGCTCTTGCGTGGTCGGCGATGACCCGCATCGATACATCATCATTCTGGTCCGCCCCATATCGCTTCTGCGATAGCTCCTCTACTGCGGCGATCAGCGGGCGGATGAGGTCGCTCTCAAAATTACTCTTGACCCCCTGACAGACTGCGGCCATCCGCTCCAACCCCGCTCCCGTATCGATGCTTGGCTTCGGCAGCGGCGTAAGAGTCCCGGAGGCATCGCGATTATACTGCATGAACACCAGGTTCCACAGCTCCAGATAGCGATCACAACCGCATTCAATACTACAGGTCGACCGCCCGCACCCGATCGAGGGACCCTGGTCGAAGATCAATTCGGAGCACGGCCCGCATGGGCCGGTCTCTCCCATGGACCAGAAATTGTCTTTTTCTCCAAGGCGGACGATCCGATCTGACGGCAGGTCCGTCAGCCTTCGCCAGAGTTCGCCCGCCGCATCATCGTCTTTATAAATGGTGGCCCAGAGTTGACCGGCAGGCAGCCCCAACTCGCGCGTCAGGAACGCCCAGCCATATTCAATGGCGCCTTCCTTAAAGTAATCGCCAAAAGAGAAGTTTCCGAGCATCTCAAAAAAGGTATGGTGGCGCGCGGTTCGACCCACATTCTCCAGGTCGTTATGCTTCCCGCTGACGCGCAAACACTTCTGAATCGAAACAGCGCGCCGGTAGGGACGCGGATCCGTTCCCAGAAAGACCCCCTTAAACGGCACCATCCCCGCATTGGTGAACAGCAGCGTCGGATCACCGGCGGGAACCAATGAGGAGCTGGCCACCACCGTATGGTCGTTCCGTTCAAAGAATCGCAGGAACCGATCGCGGATTGCTCCGCCTGTCAACTGCGGCATTATGCGTCCCACTCTCCCTGTTGCTCCTCGCGAAGCAGCCGATGGATTATTTCGGCCGAGAATCCTCGTCGGTGCAGATACCGCGCGACCTGAACGGTTCGTTTTGAAGATTGCCCCCGCCCAAGCGCGGAAAGCTTACTTGCCATCGCGCGGCGGGCTATCGGCTCTTCTCCATCTTCGTAAACCTCTTCCAGGACCTCGCGTACCAGCGGTGCCTCTATCCCCTTTATTTCGAGTTCCCTGATCAGCCGATATGAGCCCATCGGCTTTGTCCGTACGCGGCCCATGGCCCAGGCACTCGCAAATCGCCGGTCGTTCAGGTATCCTTCCTGTGTCAGCCGCTCGACCGCGACCCGCGACTCCGCTGAAGCAAAGCCCCTGGCCGCCAGCAGGCGAGTCAACTCAGCGCCCGTCCTGTCGCGAGCAGTGAGGAGGCGTATACCCGCCTTATACGCCGCCTCAGACGATCTCGGCCTCAGTGCGGCTTGCGTTCGCGAGGGCTTTCCTTTCGTTCTGAGGCCCAAGGCTGATCTATCCAGGTCGCGAGACGTCAACGCGCCTGCGACGCCATTTCCGTCTCGACCGCGCCGGTTAACCCCAGAGCCGCGCGCACCTTTCCTTCAATCTCGTTACAGAGAGCGCCGTTCTCCTGCAAGAAGCGCTTCGCATTTTCCCGTCCCTGGCCGATCCGCTCCCCGGCGTAGGAGAACCAGGAGCCGCTCTTTTCGATAATCTTGTGCTCGACGCCAAGATCCAACAGACCTCCGGTCCTGGAGATTCCCTCACCGTAGATCAGATCGAACTCCGCTTCTTTGAAGGGGGGGGCCACCTTATTCTTGACCACTTTGACCTTCACGCGCGCCCCCACCACATTCTCCCCGTCCTTGATGCTTGAGATCCTCCGGATGTCAAGCCGAACCGACGAGTAAAACTTCAGGGCCCGGCCGCCGGTCGTGGTCTCAGGATTGCCGAACATGACCCCGATCTTCTCTCGGAGTTGATTGATGAAGATGACACAGGTCTTCGACTTACTGATCGCTGCCGTGAGCTTCCTGAGCGCCTGAGACATCAGCCTGGCCTGAAGGCCCATCGTGGGTTCCCCCATCTCGCCGTCGATCTCAGCCCGAGGCACGAGGGCAGCCACCGAGTCGATCACCACGACATCAACAGCCCCGCTCCGAACCAGGACCTCGGTGATCTCCAAGGCCTGCTCCCCCGTATCCGGCTGAGAGATCAGGACGTCATCGATCCGCACCCCGAGAGACCGCGCATAGCCGGCATCAAGCGCGTGCTCGGCATCGACAAACGCGGCAGAGCCGCCTACCCGCTGAGCTTCAGCGATAATATGCAGGGCCAATGTCGTCTTCCCGGACGATTCCGGCCCGAAGATCTCGATGACGCGGCCCCGCGGTACCCCCCCTACTCCCAGTGCCGCGTCCAACTCCAGCGAGCCGGTAGAAATCGCTGCAATGGGCACGAGGGCGCCGGAGCTACCCATCCTCATGATGGAGCCTTTGCCGTACAACTTTTCAATCTGGGCAATCGCAAGATCCAGCGCGCGTTCCCGCTCTTTTCCGTCTCCCCGTTCCGCTGTCCTCTCCGCCATCAGATCCCTCCTTCACCCGCAACGCTGCAATCGACGACTCCCGCTAATCCCCGATAACCGTAGGCGATTTCAGGCGAGTTGTCAAGAGCAGCAGAGCTCTTATAGGTAGGCTTTGCTACCCGTCTCATAGACAGCGGCCTACCGGATCAACCGTGGAACCCCCGAACAGTCACGTTTCAGAACGAAACCGATGAAACATCCCGTTTCACATAATAGCCATCTCCCGCATCTCGCCTGTTGCTGACTCTCGGTGAGGTCTACCTGCGAAGTCCTATAAAAACGCGCCGTTAGAGAAAACTGCTGCAGGATTCTCCTTTTGGCATGTCACTTGTTAATAAGAACAACTGTCGCGATACAGGACGGGTCAAACGTAAGCGCTCACTTTATCTAACTCAAAAGAGGAGAAATGAACATGCAGAAGATCACGATGAACCTATTCCTGGTTGTGAGTTTCGCAGTGGCCTTATGGTTACCCGGACTACCGCTTGCCCACGCCGCAACTGGAAACGTTGCACAACAGGTTGATCCGAAGCCGCCCTGCCCTAACGGCATTGGCGCGGGTAGTGCGTTTGATGGCACCAATCTCTGGTACTCCTGCTCTGCAAACTCTACAGACTTGTACCGCGTTCGGACCGATGGCGTGGTAACCGACTCATACAGGATTGACGGAGGTCTCGGAGCACTCGTTTACGATCGCGAAAGGAACGGGATCTGGGCAAGCTGGGGCGGTGGAGCGGCCGGTAACGGCGCAGTGTGGTTCATCTCCCTGAATGTCGACAAACATATTGTCAAGGCTGCACTCGTGGGCCGCGTCTCCGAGGGTCTCGTGTGCGATCTGAACGATGGTCTGGCCTACGACGCACGGACAAGTAGCCTCTTTTTCAGTCATGCGTGTTCGAGAACGATTCATCGCTACACCATCGCACCTGGTTCCCCTCCGGCGCTGGGTGCGCACATGCATGACATCTTCCCCGAAAGTCATCGTTATAGTCTCCAATGGTCAGACCGGCGGGAAAAGTAAGCCTCGTTGCCTTCGTAAACAGTAGAAGGATGCGACAACCGGGAACGGCCAGCGATCAAGAGAAACTCATCCGGCGATTAAATGAGGCGGAGGTAGAGGCCAACATGATCAGCAATAGATGGGTCTACGACAACAGCGTCTGCAAGCGCCACGGTCTGACGCGCCGGGAAGTGGAGGTGCTCACTTGGGTCGCCGGCGGAAAGAGCAATACCGAAATCGGACTGATTCTCGGGACAAGCCCACGAACTGTCGGGAAGCATTTGGAACATATTTTCGAGAAATTGGGGGTGGAAACGCGCACGGCGGCCGCCGTGCGCGCACTCGCCCTCACCTCTTCTCAATAGCGCCAATAGTCCCCTTGCTCCAGGTTGCTACGTGGATAGTTGGCCGAGCTTCTCCGTCAAATGAGACACAGTTGTTCTCTAGGTTTCATTATCCTCTTGACATTGTAGTTTACTTCGGATAGTCAATGCCGAAGTAGGTTGACTTTGAGAAGTCAGTTATCGGCTATGAGGTTTTGGCACATGAATTACCGTCTGTTCTCAATCCAGCGCACAATTCTTCTGCATATCCTCGTTTGCTCGATCGTCTCCGTGTTGAGCATCGTACCCGCGATAGCCCAGGAGGCAGGAAGGATTGTGAGCGTTGTAGGAAGTGTCGAGGTCTTTCGGGCCCGGCAGTGGCAGCCGGTTGGACTTCGTCATGTCCTCATGCCTGGCGATGTGGTGAGAACTGGTCCGGGAAGCCGGGCAGCGATCCTCCTCTCGGACGAGGTGCAGATCAAGGTCAACGCCAACAGTACCCTGGAGATTACAGAGGTGATGGGTCCTCCAGGGAAAGCAGTTCGTGCTGGGACCGCTCCTTTACAGACGATCCTCAACCTGCTGAAAGGGGAACTCTGGAGTCGAAGCCGCGGCAGACCCCTTCAGATTCGGACGCCGGCCGCAACGGCAACCATTCGGGGCACGGAGTTCGATCTCTCCAGCGGTCCCGATAACGAATCCCGCCTTGCCGTGCTCGAGGGGGCGGTCGAGTTCCGGAATCCTCAGGGGGGTGTCGTGGTGAGGGCCGGAGAAGAGGCAACGGCCAGGATGGGCGAACCCCCAAGCAAGACCATCCTCCTCAAGCCTCTCGATGCGGTCCAATGGTCCCTTTACTACCCGGGAATTCTCAGTGTTCGGGATTATCCGCTAAGCGGTGTAGCCCCTACTCTTCTGGCTCAAGGGCTGGTTGACGCCGAGCAGAGAGCGGTCTCCGGACCGACGGACCCGGAGGCGAGGCTCAAGCTGGGCGAGATCCTCTTCGATCTGGGAAGGCAGGTTGAGGCACGAAGAGAATTTGAGAAAGCCCTTACCCTCGATCCGGGGAACCCGAGGGCCCTTGCCGGTCTCGGGTGGGTCCACCTGGTGGAGGGGAGGCTTCCAGAGGCTTTGAGGGCATTCCAGCAGGCAACACCTTCTACTCTTTCAGCCCTCGTGGGACAGACCAACGCCCTCTATCGGCTTGACCGCTTCGACGAGATGCAGGAGGTTATCTCCGAGGCCAAAGGCCGTTTCCCATCCTTCCCGCAACCCCTGGCGCAAGCCGCCCTGCTCTATCTCATTCAGGGCCGAGTGGCCGAGGCGCGGCAGGAGCTGGAACATGCCGTGGCCCTCGATCCCAACTATGCGCTCGCCCATGACCTTCGCTCGAACATCGCATTGGTTCGGAATGAGAAGGATCTGGCGCAGCAGGCAGCGCAGCAGGCGATCGCAGCTAATCCACGCTCCGCCTCGTCCTATCTTAACCTGAGTCTGGCGAAGCAAGCCGCATTCCACCTGGACGAGGCGTTGCAGGCGGCCAGAAAGGCGCTGGCGCTGGAGCCGGATAATCCCATGGCCATGATTCAGGTCAGCCGCCTCCTCTTCGGCATGGGAAGGCTCTCAGAGGCATTGAGCATGGCCGAGGAGGCGCGGCGACGGGCTCCCTCAGATC encodes:
- a CDS encoding semialdehyde dehydrogenase, which produces MTERTFTVAVAGATGAVGETMLRLLEERNFPVRRLRLLASERSAGTSLTFRGEEIKVERLSETSFQGVEIALFSAGATRSQEFAPAAVKAGAVVIDNSSAFRMDPHIPLIVPEINPDALAGYRARGIIANPNCTTIVMVMPLKPLHDYGRIRRVIATSYQAVSGAGAKGIEELRRQTLAWASGKPIEISAFPKQIAFNVIPHIDVFQPNGYTKEELKLVFETRKILGDESIGVSPTTVRVPVFTAHSVAINVETERRIEVDKAKELLSTMPGLVVFDEPEAGRYPVPLLAAGKDECFVGRIRADLSNDHAINLWVVGDQLRKGAALNAIQIAELLIDRYL
- a CDS encoding 2-isopropylmalate synthase, whose protein sequence is MGKRILIFDTTLRDGEQAPGCSMNTREKLEMARQLARLKVDVIEAGFAIASEDDFEAVKTIAQNLRGGPIIASLCRTRDLDIDRAWEALQYADRARIHIFIATSEIHITYKLKSTQEEVLQAAVAAVKHARRYTDDIEFSPEDAHRSEQDYLCKVVEEVIKAGATTINIPDTVGYGLPWEFGTRIKDLFDRVPNIDKAVISCHCHNDLGLAVANSLEAVRNGAGQVECTINGIGERAGNASLEEIVMALRTRKDLLDFDTGINTEEIYRSSKLLTSIIGIPVQPNKAIVGANAFAHEAGVHQHGMLQKPLTYEIMTPESVGVPRSRLVLGKHSGRHAFKKRLEELGVILSEDAVNRAFVRFKIVADKKKEVFDDDLLAIVEEEALAAGETYTLDHLQFTSGTNLVPTATVRLKRDNEVYQESGWGDGPVDAAYKAIDQITKVQGRLADYSIRAITGGKDALGEVVVKLEVNGHTVIGKGASTDVIEASVRAYLNAVNKIVGAQRPPKDAAAPRGL
- a CDS encoding CDP-diacylglycerol--serine O-phosphatidyltransferase; the protein is MKRGRRRRGVYLLPSLLTISGMLCGVYAIVAVHNDDYTRAAVAILVALILDGLDGAVARLTNSQSEFGVQLDSLADLVSFGIAPAILSYAWAMKPYTKMGLLFGSIIPTALFVSSGAFRLARFNVQTQTLDKRYFVGLPIPAAAAVIASFVLFMRESPSLVLFEHELLSDRVTSALMVVIVYAMSFLMVSRLRYRSLKGIEIKKRQPFALLFGLTLVVLIVASAPSLVAFLFFSLYALFGVIRLIPPIQRHLPQPLEHPVGGKDGA
- a CDS encoding phosphatidylserine decarboxylase; amino-acid sequence: MIPIAREGWPFILPPLSVAVILWIAGWPTTGTITLILAVSVALFFRDPPRDIPKGEGLILSPADGTIVQVTRYIGSELQEPATQISIFLSVLNVHINRAPFPAVVEEVTYKPGAFRIAWQAEASADNEQNLIALKAPEGRLLVKQIAGLIARRIVCRVAPGQKLEAGERIGLIRFGSRVDLIVPTRAELLVKRGDRVYGGTSVIGALR
- a CDS encoding alanyl-tRNA synthetase; this encodes MPQLTGGAIRDRFLRFFERNDHTVVASSSLVPAGDPTLLFTNAGMVPFKGVFLGTDPRPYRRAVSIQKCLRVSGKHNDLENVGRTARHHTFFEMLGNFSFGDYFKEGAIEYGWAFLTRELGLPAGQLWATIYKDDDAAGELWRRLTDLPSDRIVRLGEKDNFWSMGETGPCGPCSELIFDQGPSIGCGRSTCSIECGCDRYLELWNLVFMQYNRDASGTLTPLPKPSIDTGAGLERMAAVCQGVKSNFESDLIRPLIAAVEELSQKRYGADQNDDVSMRVIADHARAVTFALADGVLPGNEGRGYVLRRILRRALRHGRLLGLNEPFLAVVTNKVIDLMADAYPELPATQAHVARLAWIEEDRFGIVLREALPRLHDLIQNIKSQAPVLSSVEGAEQAILPGSKLFELYDTYGVPRDLIDEIAAEQSVRCDWGGFETELRRQREMSRAHLKAFGDVPGVAEVFHNLVGARRTVFLGYERLELEASVVSVIADGKEVDRIGAGHEAEVVLDQTPFYAESGGQVGDTGYLRSDAVLAEVLDTKRPLAGLIVHRVQVKRGEIRSGQRLFASVDADRRSTTVKNHTATHLIHAALRQVLGDHVRQEGSLVASDRLRFDFRHYGPLSSVEITQIEGIVNTHLWANVPVTVDEMRLDEALARGALAFFGDKYGDEVRVVSVADFSVELCGGTHTKATGEIGLLKIAHETGVAAGIRRIEALTGPGAFQHLKHEGEVLRESADRLKSKPLEVPEKVDRLFDSARAFEREIQRLRAKLGAEIAEELLQKATQVAGITVVAGLAERYDQRALRELVDRLRTKIGSGVIVLATSLDGRVGWVAAVTPDLTSRLHAGKLVKELATITGGSGGGRADLAEAGGKNPDELDRALRLVPELVKRFLA
- the recX gene encoding Regulatory protein RecX, coding for MTSRDLDRSALGLRTKGKPSRTQAALRPRSSEAAYKAGIRLLTARDRTGAELTRLLAARGFASAESRVAVERLTQEGYLNDRRFASAWAMGRVRTKPMGSYRLIRELEIKGIEAPLVREVLEEVYEDGEEPIARRAMASKLSALGRGQSSKRTVQVARYLHRRGFSAEIIHRLLREEQQGEWDA
- a CDS encoding recombinase RecA, which produces MAERTAERGDGKERERALDLAIAQIEKLYGKGSIMRMGSSGALVPIAAISTGSLELDAALGVGGVPRGRVIEIFGPESSGKTTLALHIIAEAQRVGGSAAFVDAEHALDAGYARSLGVRIDDVLISQPDTGEQALEITEVLVRSGAVDVVVIDSVAALVPRAEIDGEMGEPTMGLQARLMSQALRKLTAAISKSKTCVIFINQLREKIGVMFGNPETTTGGRALKFYSSVRLDIRRISSIKDGENVVGARVKVKVVKNKVAPPFKEAEFDLIYGEGISRTGGLLDLGVEHKIIEKSGSWFSYAGERIGQGRENAKRFLQENGALCNEIEGKVRAALGLTGAVETEMASQAR
- a CDS encoding LuxR family two component transcriptional regulator; amino-acid sequence: MRQPGTASDQEKLIRRLNEAEVEANMISNRWVYDNSVCKRHGLTRREVEVLTWVAGGKSNTEIGLILGTSPRTVGKHLEHIFEKLGVETRTAAAVRALALTSSQ